A genome region from Frankineae bacterium MT45 includes the following:
- a CDS encoding NAD(P)-dependent dehydrogenase, short-chain alcohol dehydrogenase family, with translation MSDRLAGKVAVITGAGSGIGLATAVRFAAEGAKVVCADIDAVAGKAAADQVGGTYVSVDVTDEEQVKALFQSAVDTYGGLHIAFNNAGISPPEDDSILATGLEAWKRVQEVNLTSVYLCSKYAIEHMRAGGGGSIINTASFVAVMGSATSQISYTASKGGVLAMSRELAVEFAREGIRVNALCPGPVNTPLLQELFAKDPERAARRLVHIPMGRFGEASEIAAAVAFLASDDASFVTATTFMVDGGISSAYTTPL, from the coding sequence ATGTCTGATCGTCTCGCCGGCAAGGTCGCCGTGATCACCGGGGCCGGGAGCGGCATCGGCCTGGCCACCGCGGTGCGCTTCGCAGCCGAGGGGGCGAAGGTCGTCTGCGCAGACATCGACGCTGTTGCGGGTAAGGCCGCGGCCGACCAGGTCGGCGGGACGTACGTCTCGGTCGACGTCACCGACGAGGAGCAGGTCAAGGCGCTCTTCCAGAGCGCGGTCGACACCTACGGCGGCTTGCACATCGCCTTTAACAACGCGGGAATCTCCCCGCCCGAGGACGACTCGATCCTGGCCACCGGGCTGGAGGCGTGGAAGCGGGTGCAGGAGGTGAACCTCACCAGCGTCTACCTGTGCAGCAAGTACGCCATCGAGCACATGCGGGCCGGCGGTGGCGGGTCGATCATCAACACCGCTTCTTTTGTTGCTGTTATGGGCTCGGCGACGTCCCAGATCTCCTACACCGCAAGCAAGGGTGGGGTGCTGGCCATGAGCCGCGAGCTGGCGGTGGAGTTCGCCCGGGAAGGCATTCGGGTCAACGCGCTCTGCCCGGGACCGGTGAACACGCCGCTGCTGCAGGAGCTCTTCGCCAAGGACCCGGAGCGGGCCGCCCGGCGCCTGGTGCACATCCCGATGGGGCGTTTCGGTGAGGCCTCGGAGATCGCGGCCGCGGTGGCGTTCCTGGCCAGTGACGACGCCTCCTTCGTCACCGCGACCACCTTCATGGTGGACGGTGGCATCAGCAGCGCGTACACGACGCCGCTCTAG
- a CDS encoding Acyl-CoA reductase (non-canonical start codon;~manually curated), with protein sequence MNYDVINPATEEIVTSVELLEQEAVDAAIARSRKAFLTWREVTPGDRARLLRRFAEAVDADLENLAQLEVRNAGHTIGNARWEAGNARDVIAYYSGAPERLIGQQIPVADGLDITIHEPLGVVGVIVPWNFPMPIASWGFAPALAAGNTVVLKPAEYTPLTALRLAELALQAGIPEDVFQVLPGKGRIVGQRFVDHPDVAKIVFTGSTEVGRGVLAGSAAHLKPVTLELGGKSANIIFADADLEAAAAGAPYAVFDNAGQDCCARSRILVERSAFDRFMPLFEAAVRGVVVGAPEDEKTEMGPLISALQRDRVASFVPESAPVAFQGEAPRGAGFWFPPTVLTPSDPADPLLHEEIFGPVVTVVPFVDEADAIRIANDSQFGLSGSIWTSNTGKAIRVSRGVEAGNLSVNSNSSVRYWTPFGGYKSSGLGRELGPDAPLAFTETKNVFISNR encoded by the coding sequence ATCAACTACGACGTCATCAACCCGGCCACCGAAGAGATCGTCACCTCGGTTGAGCTGCTGGAGCAGGAGGCCGTCGACGCGGCGATCGCCCGCTCCCGTAAGGCATTCCTGACCTGGCGCGAGGTGACTCCGGGCGACCGGGCCCGATTGCTGCGCCGCTTCGCCGAGGCCGTCGATGCCGACCTGGAGAACCTGGCTCAGCTCGAGGTACGCAACGCCGGGCACACCATCGGCAACGCGCGCTGGGAGGCCGGAAACGCCCGGGACGTGATCGCCTACTACTCGGGTGCGCCCGAGCGGCTCATTGGCCAGCAGATCCCGGTGGCCGACGGTCTCGACATCACCATCCACGAACCATTGGGTGTTGTGGGCGTCATCGTGCCGTGGAACTTCCCCATGCCGATCGCCTCGTGGGGCTTCGCCCCGGCCCTGGCCGCCGGCAACACGGTGGTGCTCAAACCGGCCGAGTACACGCCGTTGACCGCGCTGCGCCTGGCTGAACTCGCCCTGCAGGCCGGCATCCCGGAGGACGTCTTCCAAGTGCTGCCGGGGAAGGGGCGCATCGTCGGGCAGCGGTTCGTCGACCATCCGGACGTGGCGAAGATCGTCTTCACCGGCTCGACCGAGGTCGGGCGTGGAGTGCTGGCCGGGTCGGCGGCCCACCTGAAGCCGGTGACGCTGGAGCTCGGTGGGAAGAGTGCGAACATCATCTTCGCTGACGCCGATCTCGAGGCCGCCGCGGCCGGTGCGCCATATGCCGTCTTCGACAACGCCGGCCAGGACTGCTGCGCCCGGTCACGAATCCTCGTCGAGCGGAGTGCCTTCGACCGGTTCATGCCGCTCTTCGAAGCCGCCGTGCGCGGCGTGGTGGTCGGGGCTCCGGAGGACGAGAAGACCGAGATGGGGCCGCTCATCAGCGCGCTGCAGCGAGACCGGGTCGCCTCGTTCGTGCCGGAGTCGGCGCCGGTCGCCTTCCAGGGCGAGGCGCCGCGGGGTGCCGGCTTCTGGTTCCCGCCGACCGTCCTCACCCCCAGCGATCCGGCCGACCCGCTGCTGCATGAGGAGATCTTCGGCCCTGTTGTCACGGTGGTGCCCTTCGTCGACGAGGCCGACGCCATCCGGATCGCCAATGACAGCCAGTTCGGGTTGAGTGGCTCGATCTGGACCTCCAACACGGGGAAGGCGATCCGGGTCAGCCGGGGCGTCGAGGCCGGCAACCTGAGCGTCAACTCGAACTCCTCGGTCCGGTACTGGACGCCCTTCGGTGGCTACAAGTCCTCGGGCCTTGGACGGGAACTCGGCCCGGACGCGCCGTTGGCCTTCACCGAGACCAAGAACGTCTTCATCTCCAACCGCTAG
- a CDS encoding glutamine synthetase, which yields MSPAPLSLEALRVDVANGSIDTVVVAIVDMQGRLQGKRFDANYFLNVVVEHGTEGCNYLLAVDIDMNTVDGYAMSSWAAGYSDFAMAPDLQTLRYLSWQPGTALVLADVTWHDASPVTPSPRQILRRQLDRLAERGWLAYVGTELEFILFDDTYETAFEKRYQGLRPANQYNVDYSVLGTSRVEPLLRAIRLGMRDAGMTVESAKGECNLGQQEIAFMFADALTTCDNHVIYKNGAKEIAAQQGKALTFMAKFDEREGNSCHIHLSLRDADGGLVFTGDRDGGVSPLFEQFMAGQLAALRELTLFFAPNINSYKRYAPGSFAPTAVKWGHDNRTCALRVVGHGAGLRFENRVPGGDANPYLAVAAMIAAGLHGIDNSLELEPAFVGNAYESDAEQVPGTLAEAAALFGDSAVARSAFGDDVVDHYLNNARIEVAAFNAAVTDWERVRGFERM from the coding sequence GTGTCGCCTGCACCGCTGTCATTGGAAGCGCTTCGGGTCGATGTGGCCAACGGCAGCATCGACACGGTTGTGGTGGCGATCGTCGATATGCAAGGGCGGTTGCAGGGGAAGCGCTTCGACGCCAACTACTTCCTCAACGTCGTGGTCGAGCATGGAACCGAGGGGTGCAACTACCTGCTCGCCGTGGACATCGACATGAACACCGTCGACGGCTACGCGATGTCGAGCTGGGCGGCCGGCTACAGCGACTTCGCGATGGCGCCCGACCTGCAGACTCTGCGTTACCTCAGCTGGCAGCCCGGCACCGCACTCGTCCTGGCTGACGTCACCTGGCACGACGCCTCGCCGGTCACGCCGTCTCCCCGGCAGATCCTGCGCCGACAGCTCGACCGGTTGGCCGAGCGGGGCTGGCTCGCCTACGTCGGCACTGAGCTTGAGTTCATCCTCTTCGACGACACCTATGAGACGGCCTTCGAGAAGCGGTACCAGGGGCTGCGTCCGGCCAACCAGTACAACGTCGACTACTCGGTGCTGGGGACGTCCCGGGTCGAGCCGCTGCTGCGGGCGATCCGGCTGGGCATGCGCGACGCGGGGATGACCGTGGAGTCGGCCAAGGGGGAGTGCAACCTCGGGCAGCAGGAGATCGCCTTCATGTTCGCCGATGCCCTCACCACCTGCGACAACCACGTCATCTACAAGAACGGCGCCAAGGAGATCGCGGCTCAGCAGGGGAAAGCCCTTACTTTCATGGCGAAATTCGACGAGCGCGAGGGGAACTCCTGCCACATCCATCTATCCCTGCGCGACGCCGACGGCGGGCTCGTCTTCACCGGTGATCGCGACGGTGGAGTCTCGCCGCTCTTCGAGCAGTTCATGGCCGGACAGCTGGCGGCGCTGCGCGAGCTGACGCTCTTCTTCGCTCCGAACATCAACTCCTACAAGCGCTACGCGCCCGGCTCCTTCGCGCCGACCGCCGTCAAGTGGGGGCACGACAACCGCACCTGCGCGCTGCGGGTGGTTGGGCACGGCGCCGGCCTGCGCTTCGAGAACCGCGTCCCGGGCGGAGACGCCAACCCCTACCTGGCCGTCGCCGCGATGATCGCGGCCGGCCTGCACGGCATCGACAACTCGCTGGAGCTGGAGCCGGCCTTCGTCGGAAATGCCTACGAGTCAGACGCCGAGCAGGTTCCGGGGACCCTGGCCGAGGCGGCGGCGCTCTTCGGTGACAGCGCAGTCGCCCGCTCGGCCTTCGGGGACGACGTCGTCGATCACTACCTGAACAACGCCCGGATCGAGGTCGCGGCCTTCAACGCCGCGGTCACCGACTGGGAGCGCGTACGCGGCTTCGAGCGGATGTAG
- a CDS encoding transcriptional regulator, GntR family: MTSVESLWADAVYSPVPIRNAFEVTVERLARAIKLGVLSEGDRLPPERELALTLGVSRVTLREAIKALRDSGMVESTRGRGGGTFVVAHKSVTPRGVEQLDESMRTAIDDALDMRRVIEPGAAALAATRKLSDVDVATLQRCLAAAADHEPGSRRLADSRLHMTIAAAAGSPTLVAAVADVQLRLDRLLRAIPVLDVNIAHSDEQHTAIVSAIINGEPDAARTCMEEHVDATAALLRGLL, translated from the coding sequence ATGACCAGCGTCGAATCGCTCTGGGCCGATGCCGTCTACTCGCCCGTCCCCATTCGCAACGCCTTCGAGGTCACCGTCGAACGGCTCGCGCGGGCCATCAAACTCGGCGTCCTCAGCGAGGGTGATCGGCTGCCACCCGAACGCGAGCTGGCGCTGACGCTGGGCGTGAGCCGGGTGACCCTGCGCGAGGCGATCAAGGCGCTGCGCGACTCCGGCATGGTCGAGTCAACGCGGGGTCGCGGAGGTGGAACCTTCGTCGTCGCCCACAAGTCAGTGACACCGCGCGGAGTGGAGCAGCTCGACGAGTCTATGCGGACGGCCATCGACGACGCGCTGGATATGCGCCGGGTCATCGAGCCGGGAGCGGCGGCGCTGGCGGCCACCCGCAAGCTGAGTGACGTGGATGTGGCGACGCTGCAGCGCTGTCTGGCCGCGGCGGCCGACCACGAACCGGGTAGCCGCCGGCTGGCCGACTCGCGGCTGCACATGACGATCGCCGCGGCGGCCGGGAGCCCGACGCTGGTCGCCGCCGTCGCCGATGTACAGCTTCGCCTGGACCGACTGCTGCGGGCGATCCCGGTGCTCGACGTGAACATCGCCCACTCCGACGAGCAGCACACGGCGATCGTCTCGGCCATCATCAACGGCGAACCGGACGCCGCCCGCACCTGCATGGAGGAGCACGTCGACGCCACGGCGGCGCTGCTGCGCGGGCTGCTCTAG
- a CDS encoding putative glutamine amidotransferase, with translation MSAPRIAVTTYGEVASWGVWNEAATVLHASYASAVRQAGGVPLLLPPGGDEAEAAAVLEIVDGLMLTGGADIDPLHYDEVRHPLTGPARPDRDAFELALARHALALGRPIFAICRGLQILNVALGGSLTQHLPEVVGHEQHCAVPGVVGEHSVQFEPQSRVAAMMSGHTAVSAYHHQAVDRLGEGLVAVGWAEDGVVEAVELEGGGWVIGVQWHPEVDRRGGLFEGFVAACAGVRSAA, from the coding sequence ATGAGCGCCCCGCGTATCGCCGTCACGACCTATGGCGAGGTCGCGAGCTGGGGTGTCTGGAACGAAGCGGCCACCGTGCTGCACGCCAGCTACGCCTCCGCGGTTCGCCAGGCGGGTGGGGTTCCGCTGCTGCTGCCGCCGGGAGGCGACGAGGCGGAGGCGGCTGCTGTGCTGGAGATCGTCGACGGGCTGATGCTCACTGGCGGGGCCGACATCGACCCGCTGCACTACGACGAGGTCCGGCATCCGCTGACCGGCCCGGCCCGCCCCGACCGGGACGCCTTCGAACTCGCGCTGGCCCGGCACGCGCTCGCGCTCGGACGGCCGATCTTCGCTATCTGCCGGGGTCTGCAGATACTCAACGTGGCCCTCGGCGGCTCGCTGACCCAGCACCTCCCCGAGGTGGTCGGGCATGAGCAGCACTGCGCCGTCCCCGGCGTCGTCGGAGAACATTCTGTGCAGTTCGAGCCGCAGAGCCGGGTTGCTGCGATGATGAGCGGGCACACCGCGGTCTCGGCCTATCACCATCAGGCCGTCGACCGTCTAGGCGAGGGTCTGGTGGCCGTCGGCTGGGCCGAGGACGGTGTTGTCGAAGCAGTTGAGCTGGAGGGGGGCGGCTGGGTGATCGGTGTTCAATGGCATCCCGAAGTCGATCGTCGGGGTGGTCTCTTTGAAGGCTTCGTGGCCGCCTGCGCCGGCGTCCGGAGTGCCGCATGA
- a CDS encoding UPF0271 protein, with the protein MAIDVNADLGEGFGVWQLGDDLGLLPHLSSANVACGFHAGDPVIMQRVCVAAADAGVSIGAQVGYRDLIGFGRRRIDVSPSDLTAEIIYQTGALQAFATSAGSRVRYLKPHGALYNTAAVDPVQAAAIVDAAVLLGGELPLLGLPNSELARAARQRGVRFIAEAFADRGYLGNGQLVPRGTAGAVIDDEAEVVRRGVRIATEQLVTAVDGTEIEVNADSLCLHGDTSGAVSLAEALRAGLEAAGVEVTSFAVAR; encoded by the coding sequence ATGGCCATTGATGTGAACGCCGACCTCGGTGAGGGCTTCGGCGTCTGGCAGTTGGGCGATGACCTGGGCCTGCTGCCGCACCTGAGCAGCGCCAACGTGGCCTGCGGATTCCACGCCGGCGACCCGGTGATCATGCAGCGGGTATGTGTGGCCGCGGCCGACGCCGGGGTGAGTATCGGCGCGCAGGTCGGGTACCGGGATCTCATCGGCTTCGGCCGCCGCCGCATAGACGTCTCCCCCAGCGACCTGACAGCCGAGATCATCTACCAGACCGGTGCCCTGCAGGCCTTCGCCACGTCGGCCGGCTCCCGGGTGCGCTACCTCAAGCCGCACGGCGCGCTGTACAACACGGCCGCGGTCGACCCCGTTCAGGCGGCGGCGATCGTCGACGCGGCGGTGCTGCTCGGTGGCGAGCTCCCCCTCCTCGGGCTCCCCAACTCGGAGCTGGCCCGGGCCGCCCGGCAGCGCGGAGTCCGCTTCATCGCCGAGGCCTTCGCCGACCGCGGCTACCTCGGCAACGGCCAACTGGTACCGCGCGGCACCGCCGGTGCGGTGATCGACGACGAGGCCGAGGTCGTCCGGCGCGGGGTGCGGATCGCCACCGAGCAGCTTGTCACCGCGGTCGATGGGACCGAGATCGAGGTGAACGCCGACTCGCTCTGCCTACACGGCGACACCTCCGGCGCGGTCTCGCTGGCCGAGGCGTTGCGCGCCGGTCTTGAGGCGGCCGGCGTCGAGGTGACGAGCTTCGCCGTCGCCCGATGA
- a CDS encoding sensor histidine kinase inhibitor, KipI family, with translation MILRVLPYGDRALLVEVSNTDAVLPLADFARQLPAVSEVVPGARTVLLRLPEQATGEVRAALANFDELTPPPPTRGRSHRIPVRYDGADLELVSQQSGLSPSEVVARHSAPTYRVAFCGFAPGFAYLTGLPRELQLPRLATPRTAVPDGSVAIAAEYSAVYPRSSPGGWLLLGATTTTLWDLAADPPALLAPGDGVRFEAV, from the coding sequence ATGATCCTGCGCGTGCTCCCCTACGGTGACCGGGCGCTGCTCGTCGAAGTGTCGAACACCGACGCCGTGCTGCCGTTGGCCGACTTCGCCCGACAACTGCCTGCCGTCTCTGAGGTCGTCCCCGGAGCCCGCACGGTGCTGCTGCGACTGCCGGAGCAGGCGACGGGCGAGGTGCGGGCGGCGCTCGCTAACTTCGACGAGCTGACCCCGCCGCCACCGACGCGGGGTCGGAGTCATCGCATCCCGGTGCGCTACGACGGCGCCGACCTGGAGCTCGTCAGTCAACAGAGCGGGTTGAGCCCGTCCGAGGTGGTGGCCCGCCACAGCGCCCCGACCTACCGCGTCGCCTTCTGCGGCTTTGCCCCGGGATTCGCGTACCTGACCGGGCTCCCGCGCGAGCTGCAGCTACCCCGACTCGCCACCCCACGCACGGCCGTGCCGGATGGGTCGGTCGCCATCGCCGCCGAGTACAGCGCGGTCTACCCGAGGTCCTCACCCGGCGGCTGGTTGCTCCTCGGCGCCACGACGACGACGCTCTGGGACCTGGCCGCTGATCCACCGGCGCTCCTAGCCCCCGGCGACGGCGTCCGATTCGAGGCGGTGTGA
- a CDS encoding biotin-dependent carboxylase uncharacterized domain-containing protein — protein sequence MTAALRVLATGPLATIQDLGRVGFAHLGVSRSGAADAVSLRLANRLVGNAETAAAIEVTLGGLALRFESAATIALTGAECGGPDHRSALSLPAGSELQLGQPSRGLRTYLAIRGGLDADAVLGSRSTDTLSGLGPAPLHRGDLLSVGDLGLAEIDGALAPEAKAPARLRLVAGPRHEWFTDGALSELVEGEWRVGGDSNRVGVRLEGRTLQRSREGELPSEATLPGALQVPPNGQPILLGPDAPVTGGYPVIAVVHSADLHHCGQLRPGDIVRFRF from the coding sequence GTGACGGCCGCCCTCCGGGTGCTGGCGACCGGCCCGCTGGCCACGATCCAGGACCTCGGCCGCGTCGGCTTCGCCCACCTCGGCGTGAGCCGCAGCGGTGCCGCCGACGCCGTCTCGCTGCGCCTGGCCAACCGACTCGTTGGCAACGCCGAGACGGCGGCGGCGATCGAGGTGACGCTCGGCGGCCTGGCGCTGCGCTTCGAGTCGGCGGCGACGATCGCCCTGACCGGTGCGGAGTGCGGAGGCCCCGACCATCGCAGCGCGCTCTCCCTCCCCGCCGGGAGCGAGCTGCAACTAGGGCAGCCCAGCCGAGGGCTGCGCACCTATCTTGCGATCCGTGGAGGCCTCGACGCCGACGCGGTGCTCGGCTCCCGCAGCACCGACACGCTGAGTGGGCTCGGCCCGGCGCCGCTGCACCGCGGCGACCTGCTCTCGGTCGGGGATCTTGGCCTCGCCGAGATAGACGGGGCCCTCGCGCCGGAAGCCAAGGCCCCGGCACGACTCCGACTCGTCGCCGGTCCACGACACGAGTGGTTCACCGACGGCGCACTGAGTGAGCTCGTCGAGGGCGAGTGGCGGGTCGGCGGCGACTCGAACCGGGTCGGCGTCCGGCTAGAGGGGCGCACCCTGCAGCGATCTCGGGAGGGTGAGCTGCCGAGCGAGGCGACGCTGCCCGGGGCGTTGCAGGTCCCGCCGAACGGCCAGCCGATCCTGCTCGGGCCAGACGCACCGGTGACCGGCGGCTACCCGGTGATCGCTGTCGTCCACTCGGCTGACCTACACCACTGCGGGCAGCTTCGGCCGGGCGACATCGTGCGATTCCGGTTCTGA
- a CDS encoding formyltetrahydrofolate deformylase, whose protein sequence is MTSAVLLLSCPDQRGLVAAVADFVLRHGGNVVHAEQHVDQEAGVFFQRVEFDLDGGDLARDEVAPAFDEVAQRFQMNVAVRFSDERPRIALLASRQPHCLSDLLARWRADELPAEVVAVISNHEDHAALAQFSGVPFHYLPVTPATKAEQERQILHVLKAAEVELVVLARYMQVLSPTLLDAFPARIINIHHSFLPAFVGARPYHQAQTRGVKIIGATAHYASADLDEGPIIAQDVAAVSHRDSVNDLVRKGRDLETVVLARAVRAHLEHRTLVFGNKTIVFG, encoded by the coding sequence GTGACCAGCGCGGTTCTGCTGCTCTCCTGTCCTGATCAGCGGGGGCTGGTGGCCGCGGTCGCCGACTTCGTACTCCGCCACGGCGGCAACGTCGTGCACGCGGAGCAGCATGTCGATCAGGAGGCTGGTGTCTTCTTCCAGCGCGTCGAGTTCGACCTCGACGGCGGGGACCTGGCGCGCGACGAGGTGGCTCCGGCCTTCGACGAGGTGGCCCAGCGCTTTCAGATGAACGTCGCCGTCCGCTTCTCGGATGAGCGTCCGCGGATCGCGCTGCTGGCCTCCCGGCAGCCGCACTGCCTCTCCGACCTGCTCGCCCGGTGGCGGGCCGATGAACTGCCGGCCGAGGTCGTCGCCGTGATCAGCAATCACGAGGATCACGCGGCGCTGGCCCAATTCAGCGGAGTGCCCTTCCACTACCTCCCGGTGACGCCGGCGACCAAGGCCGAGCAGGAACGGCAGATCCTGCACGTGCTGAAGGCGGCCGAGGTTGAGCTGGTGGTGCTGGCCCGCTACATGCAGGTGCTCAGCCCGACCCTCCTGGACGCGTTCCCGGCCAGAATCATCAACATTCATCACTCCTTTCTGCCGGCCTTCGTCGGGGCCCGCCCCTATCACCAGGCCCAGACGCGCGGGGTGAAGATCATCGGCGCCACCGCCCACTACGCCAGCGCCGATCTGGACGAGGGGCCGATCATCGCCCAGGACGTCGCGGCCGTCTCGCATCGGGATTCGGTGAACGACCTGGTCCGCAAGGGACGGGACCTGGAGACGGTGGTGCTGGCCCGGGCGGTGCGCGCGCACCTGGAGCACCGCACCCTGGTCTTCGGGAACAAGACGATCGTCTTCGGCTGA
- a CDS encoding peroxiredoxin Q/BCP — translation MTRLAPGDTAPDFTLPDADGNSVSLSDYRGRRVVVYFYPAASTPGCTKQACDFRDNLADLNDAGLAVLGISPDKPAKLVKFRDTEGLTFPLLSDPEREVLKAYGAFGEKTMYGKTVVGVIRSTFVVDADGKIETAQYNVKATGHVAKLRRDLSV, via the coding sequence ATGACCCGTCTCGCTCCCGGCGACACCGCCCCGGACTTCACGCTCCCCGACGCCGACGGCAACAGCGTCTCCCTCAGCGACTACCGCGGCCGCAGGGTCGTCGTCTACTTCTACCCGGCCGCCTCCACTCCGGGCTGCACGAAACAGGCCTGCGACTTTCGCGACAACCTGGCTGACCTCAACGACGCTGGTCTGGCCGTCCTCGGCATCTCCCCGGATAAGCCGGCCAAGCTGGTGAAGTTCCGGGACACCGAGGGGCTGACCTTCCCGCTGCTGAGCGACCCGGAGCGGGAGGTGCTGAAGGCATACGGGGCATTCGGCGAGAAGACGATGTACGGCAAGACCGTCGTGGGCGTGATTCGTTCGACGTTCGTCGTCGATGCCGACGGGAAGATCGAGACGGCCCAGTACAACGTCAAGGCGACCGGCCACGTGGCAAAGCTGCGGCGCGACCTGTCTGTCTGA
- a CDS encoding LSU ribosomal protein L36P — translation MKARNSLKALKAKDGSIVVRRRGRSFVINKRNQRWNARQG, via the coding sequence ATGAAGGCACGAAACTCATTGAAGGCGTTGAAGGCGAAGGACGGATCGATCGTTGTTCGCCGCCGTGGTCGCTCGTTCGTGATCAACAAGCGCAATCAGCGGTGGAACGCCCGCCAGGGCTAA
- a CDS encoding Threonine/homoserine/homoserine lactone efflux protein: protein MPTTSVLLSFLGATVLLILLPGPNMFFLLARGIGSGRQAAVVSAFGIEAATTVFVVATALGFSAVLASSAIAFSAIRYAGAAYLIYLGLRTILSGGEIERQVESAPATARRSAREAFLVGITNPKVALFFVAFFPQFLDPARGSVAAQTFLLGAIFVLVGLSFDLVFAFSSGSIGRLLQRRPAIMRRQRYVSGVAYLGLGAFAAATGQRHR from the coding sequence GTGCCCACCACCTCCGTGCTGCTCTCCTTCCTCGGCGCCACCGTGCTGCTGATCCTGCTGCCCGGCCCGAACATGTTCTTCCTGCTGGCCCGCGGCATCGGCAGCGGACGCCAGGCCGCGGTCGTGTCGGCCTTCGGCATCGAGGCGGCGACAACGGTCTTCGTGGTCGCCACCGCCCTCGGCTTCAGCGCCGTCCTCGCCTCCTCGGCCATCGCCTTCTCGGCCATCCGCTACGCCGGCGCGGCCTACCTGATCTACCTGGGATTGCGGACGATTCTCTCCGGCGGCGAGATCGAGCGCCAGGTCGAGTCGGCCCCGGCCACCGCTCGCCGCTCTGCCCGCGAGGCCTTCCTGGTCGGGATCACCAACCCGAAGGTGGCGCTCTTCTTCGTCGCGTTCTTCCCGCAGTTCCTCGACCCGGCTCGCGGCTCGGTGGCCGCCCAGACGTTCCTGCTCGGCGCGATCTTCGTGCTCGTCGGCCTGAGTTTCGACCTGGTCTTCGCCTTCAGCTCCGGCTCGATCGGGCGGCTGTTGCAGCGCCGGCCGGCCATCATGCGCCGTCAGCGCTACGTCAGCGGCGTCGCCTACCTCGGACTGGGCGCCTTCGCCGCGGCCACCGGGCAGCGGCACCGCTGA